From Pan troglodytes isolate AG18354 chromosome 9, NHGRI_mPanTro3-v2.0_pri, whole genome shotgun sequence, the proteins below share one genomic window:
- the CABP2 gene encoding calcium-binding protein 2 isoform X1 produces the protein MVQGPWGTVPSGPGAGALRTPCSGSAPHQGAPAPAPAPAPRSRGTPGQASRATRCSTAWWGLPASSCGPALPPPNSYDRELRPEEIEELQVAFQEFDRDRDGYIGCRELGACMRTLGYMPTEMELIEISQQISGGKVDFEDFVELMGPKLLAETADMIGVRELRDAFREFDTNGDGRISVGELRAALKALLGERLSQREVDEILQDVDLNGDGLVDFEEFVRMMSR, from the exons ATGGTTCAAGGCCCATGGGGAACTGTGCCAAGCGGCCCTGGCGCCGGGGCCCTAAG GACCCCTTGCAGTGGCTCGGCTCCCCACCAAGgggctcctgccccagccccagctccagccccaaGGAGCAGGGGGACCCCGGGCCAGGCATCCAGGGCTACTCGGTGCTCAACAGCCTGGTGGGGCCTGCCTGCATCTTCCTGCGGCCCAGCATTGCCGCCACCCAACTCGTAT GACCGGGAGCTGCGGCCCGAGGAGATTGAAG AGCTGCAGGTCGCCTTCCAGGAGTTTGACCGAGACCGGGACGGCTACATTGGCTGCCGGGAGCTGGGTGCCTGCATGCGGACCCTGGGCTACATGCCCACCGAGATGGAGCTCATCGAGATCTCACAACAAATCA GTGGCGGAAAGGTGGACTTTGAAGACTTCGTGGAGCTGATGGGCCCCAAGCTGCTGGCAGAGACAGCAGACATGATCGGTGTCCGGGAGCTACGGGACGCCTTCCGGGAG TTCGACACCAATGGGGACGGCCGCATCAGCGTGGGCGAGCTCCGGGCGGCCCTCAAGGCCCTGCTGGGGGAGCGCCTCAGCCAGCGGGAGGTGGACGAGATCCTCCAGGACGTGGACCTCAATGGGGACGGTCTGGTCGACTTCGAAG AGTTTGTGCGAATGATGTCTCGGTGA
- the CABP2 gene encoding calcium-binding protein 2 isoform X2, giving the protein MGNCAKRPWRRGPKDPLQWLGSPPRGSCPSPSSSPKEQGDPGPGIQGYSVLNSLVGPACIFLRPSIAATQLDRELRPEEIEELQVAFQEFDRDRDGYIGCRELGACMRTLGYMPTEMELIEISQQISGGKVDFEDFVELMGPKLLAETADMIGVRELRDAFREFDTNGDGRISVGELRAALKALLGERLSQREVDEILQDVDLNGDGLVDFEEFVRMMSR; this is encoded by the exons ATGGGGAACTGTGCCAAGCGGCCCTGGCGCCGGGGCCCTAAG GACCCCTTGCAGTGGCTCGGCTCCCCACCAAGgggctcctgccccagccccagctccagccccaaGGAGCAGGGGGACCCCGGGCCAGGCATCCAGGGCTACTCGGTGCTCAACAGCCTGGTGGGGCCTGCCTGCATCTTCCTGCGGCCCAGCATTGCCGCCACCCAACTC GACCGGGAGCTGCGGCCCGAGGAGATTGAAG AGCTGCAGGTCGCCTTCCAGGAGTTTGACCGAGACCGGGACGGCTACATTGGCTGCCGGGAGCTGGGTGCCTGCATGCGGACCCTGGGCTACATGCCCACCGAGATGGAGCTCATCGAGATCTCACAACAAATCA GTGGCGGAAAGGTGGACTTTGAAGACTTCGTGGAGCTGATGGGCCCCAAGCTGCTGGCAGAGACAGCAGACATGATCGGTGTCCGGGAGCTACGGGACGCCTTCCGGGAG TTCGACACCAATGGGGACGGCCGCATCAGCGTGGGCGAGCTCCGGGCGGCCCTCAAGGCCCTGCTGGGGGAGCGCCTCAGCCAGCGGGAGGTGGACGAGATCCTCCAGGACGTGGACCTCAATGGGGACGGTCTGGTCGACTTCGAAG AGTTTGTGCGAATGATGTCTCGGTGA